Within Conexibacter woesei DSM 14684, the genomic segment AGCGCGCCTCCGCCGGGTCCTCGCGCGCCAGCGCGACGTGCGCGCCGAGCAGCAGTCGCTCGGGGCGAGACGGGCCGCGCGGCGCCGAGGCGGCGTTCGCCGCCGCGCCGGTGCGGCCGAGCGCCAGCAGCAGCTTCACGCGCGCCTCGTCGAGCGCGAGCAGCAGCCAGTCGGGCAGTCTCGGCGCCGCCAGCAGCGCGCGCGCCGCCGCCTCTTCCAGCCGCGCCAGCTCGGTCTCGGCACCGGCCGCGCCTGCTGTGCCCGCGCGCCCCGCCGCGCCTGCCGTGCCCGCGCGCCCCGCCGCGCCTGCCGTGCCCGCTCCGCCCGCCGGACCTGCCGCGCGGGCGTCCGCGGCGGCGAGCCAGGCCGCCGGCAGCCGCACGGTCAGCGCGGCGAGCGGGTCGGCGGCGGGACCTGCCTCGGCCAGGCACGCCTCGGCGCGCGCCAGCTCGGCTTCCGCGGCGAAGCGCTCGTCGCGCAGCCAGGCGACGACGGCGAGGCCGACGTGCGCGGGCACCAGCACGGCGGGACGGCGGTCGTCGATCCGCTCCGCCAGCTCGATCGCCGCGGCGCCCCACGCCGCGGCGGAGCGCAGCCGGCCGCGCTGCGCGTCGAGCCCGCAGAGCGGACCGAGGCAGGCGGCGGCCAGGTGGTCGAAGCCCTCCGCGCGCGCCGTCCCGAGCGCCTGCTCCAGGTGCGCGGCGGCGCCGGCGGCGCTACCCGCGACCAGCTCGGCGACGCCGAGCTGCTGGAGCGCGAGCGTGCGCCGGCGCCGTTGCGCCGCGAGCCCGCCGGGAACCTCGGCGCCGGTCTCGGCCCACGCCTCGCCGCCGTCCGGGCCGGCGTCACTCAGTGCCGCCGCGGCATCGGCGGCGGCCGGCACGTCGCCCTCCAGCCGCGCGAGCCGCAGCCGCGCTGCCGCGAGCGTCGCGCCCATGCTGTCGCGGGTTGCGCCGGCTGCGGCCTCGCCGTCGAAGCGGCGGTCGAGCGCCTGGGCGACGGCGTCGCGCGCCGTCGCCAGCGCGCCGGCGCAGACGCGCAGCTCCGGGTCGCCGGCGAGCGTCGCCGCCGGCATCGCCGCGAGCAGCTCCGCCATCTCGACGTCGCGGCCGCGCGCGAGCAGGTCCAGCCACGCGCCTGCGAGCGTGTCGGCGGCCAGCTCCGGCGCACCGGCTGCCAGCGCGTGCCGGGCGGCGGCGAGCGCGTCGCCGGCGCGCCCGTGCCACTCCGCCGCACGACGGTGCAGCTCCGACGCCTCGCCGGGCAACGCGGCCGGCAGCGCCGCGCGCAGCGCCTCGCGCAGCGGCCGCGCGAGCCGGTAGCCGCCGCCGTGGCGGTCGAGCGGCACGACGAGCGCGTGGGCGCGTGCGAGCCGGTCGAGTGTCCCGCCAGCGTCGGCGGCGCCGGTCAGCACGGCGGCCAGCTCCGGCGTCAGCTCGTCCGCCACGCTCACGCGCAGGAGGAAGTCGCGCAGCTCGTCGCCGAGCCCGCCGAGCAGCTCGCGCTCGACGTACGCGGGCAGCTCGCTGGGCTCGCGCGTGAGCCCAGCGGCCCAACCCTCGACCTGCTCCCAGCGCGCATGCGCCTGCGCGGCCGGCAGCCGCGCGGCGAGCAGCGAGCGCGCCTCCTCCCACGTGAACGCCAGCTCCGCCGGACCCAGCTCGACGACGGTCGCGTCGAGCCGCACGCGGCCGAGCGGCAACGGCGGCTCGCCGCGCGTCGCGAGCACGACGTGGAGCGCGTCGGTGCGCTCGCGCAGCAGCGCCGCGACCCGCTCCGCCAGCGCCGGGTCGTGGGCGCGCTCTGCCGCGTGCGCGCCGAGCCCGTCGACGATCGCGACGAGCGGCGACGCGCCGGGAAGTGGGGCGGCGCGCGTCAGCTGCGCCAGCAGGTCGCCGGCCTGCGCGGTCGTCTCGACGGTGCGCCAGAGAACGGTGCGATGGTCGTCCGCGGTCGCGCGCGCATGCGCCCAGTCGGCCAGCAGCGTCGTCTTGCCCGCGCCGGCCGGCCCGCTCACGAGCGTCAACGGCCCGCGCACGCCCGCGTCCACGCGCTCCAGCAGCCGTGGGCGATGGACGAGCGTGCGCGGCAGCGGAGGTGGGTGCTCGCGGGTCATCGGCGGTCGAGCCCATTGTCGGCCGCCACGGGTGACGGGTCATCACCCCGGACGGGTGACAGCTGGGCGTGAACGATCGGTTGACGAAGTTTGAGCAGCTTGTCGACGGCGGGGTATGCTCGCGACGGAGAGCCCGGCAGGGACACCACGAGGCAGCGAGTGAGATGGGGCAGACCACCCGCAGCGTCAGGCCCAACGACACGATCGCCACGAAGCTCGCGCCGCCCTGCCCGCCGGTCGCGCCGGTCCGTCGCGAGCGTCTCTTCCGCGCGCTCGCGCACGGCTCCGCGAACGGCGTCACGCTCGTCTCCGCACCTGCCGGCGCCGGCAAGACCGCGCTCGTCGCCTCGTGGCTGGCGAGCGGCGCCGTCGCGTGGCCGGTCGCCTGGCTGGCGCTCGACGGCCACGACGACGAGCGCCGCCGCTTCTGGACCGGCGTGCTCGCCGCGCTCGCCCGCGCCGACCCTTCAGATGCCGGTCTCGCGCAGCTGGCAGTGCCGCCGCGCGGCCGGATCGACCGCGTCTTCACCGAGCTGGTCGAGCGGCTCGCGGCGCGCACGCGCCCGCTGGTACTGGTGCTCGACGACGTCCACGAGTTGACCGACGGCGCGATCCACGACGACCTCGCCGCGCTGCTGCGGCATGCGCCCGCGGCGCTGCGGCTCGTGCTGATCGCGCGCGCCGACCCGCCGCTCGGGCTGGAGCGGCTGCGCGTCAGCGGCCGCCTCAGCGAGATCCGCGCGGCCGACCTCGCGTTCGACGCGGCCGAGGCGCGCGAGCTGCTGGCCGCGTGGGGCGCGCCGTTGGACGCGGTCGACGCGCGCGAGCTGTGGCGGCGCTCGGGCGGCTGGGCGGCGGGCCTCGTGCTGCCCGCGCTGGCGCTGCGCGACCACGCCGACCCGTCCGCCTTCGTCGCCGGCTTCGGCGGCGACGACCGTGCGGTGGCGGACTTCGTGCTGACCGAGATGCTGGCCGGCCATCCGGGCGACGTGCGCCGCTTCCTGCTGCGCACGGCGGTCGCGGAGGAGCTGACGGTCGAGCTGGCGGTCGAGCTGGGCGGTCGGCCCGACGCGGCCGAGCTGCTGGAGCGGCTCGTGCACGGCAACGCGCTCGTCGAGCGGCTCGACGGGGGACGCGACGGCTACCGCTACGGCCCGCTGTTCGCCGGCCTGCTGCGCAGCGAGCTGGCGCGCACCGCGCCGGAGGAGCTGGCGGAGCTGCACCTGCTGCTGGCGCGCTGGCACGAACGCGACGGCGTGCCGGGCGCGGCGGTCCGCCATGCGCTCGCGGCGAGCGCGTGGGAGCTGGCCGCCGAGGCGGTCGCCGACGGCTGGCTGCGACTGCTGCTCGACGGCGAGCTGGAGCTGCTGCGCGAGGTCGCCGAGCGGATGCCGCCGGCGTTGCACCGGCGCTGGCCGGAGGTCGCGCTGGCATGCGCGGCGGCCGCGACCGCGGCCGGCGACGCGGCCGGCGCCGCGACGCTGCTGGCGCGCGCCGAGGACGCCGCCGAGGACGCCTCCGGCGAGGCCGCCGGCGCGCTGCCGCCGGCGCGCGCGCTCGGCTTCGCGCGCGGGCAGGCGGTCGTCGAGCTGCTGCTCGGCAGGGTCTGTGGCGACGTCGAACGGACGACGCGCGCCGCGGCCGTGCTGACCGCCGGCCGGCGCGCGGTGCCGTCCGGCGACGGCGACGCCGCGCTCGCCGACGAGCTGCGCGTCGCGGCGCTCGCGCACCTCGGTGCGACCGAGGCGTGGTGCGGCGAGCTGGAGGCGGCGGCGCAGCGGCTGGACGCGGCGCTTGCCGGCGCGCGCGAGCGCGAGCTCGACGCGATCGTTCTGCTCGCACGCGCGCACCTGGCGCTCGGCGAGGCGCTGCGCGGCCGGCTCGTGCGCGCCGCCGACGGCGCCGCGGCGGCGCTGGAGCTGGCGGAGCGGCACGGCTGGGACGCGACGCCGGCCGCGGCGACGGCGCAGGCGGTGCTCGCGAGCGCGCTGCTGCATTGGGACCGCACCGAGGAGGCCGACCGCGTCCTCGCGCGCGCCGAGCGGACGGTCCGCAGCAGCGGCGAGCCGCCGCTGCGCGCGCTCGTCGCGCTCGTGCGGATCGGCCTGCTCGCCGCCGACGGCGCGTGGGACGCGGCGATCGCGCGGCTGCGCGCGGCGGAGGCCGAGCTGCGCTCGTGGCCGCTGCACGCGCCGCTGCGGGCGCGCTTCGCAGCGCACGAGGCGCTGCTGCGGGCGGCCCGCGGCGAGCGCGCGGAGGCGGGCGCGCTGCTGGAGTCGGCGCGCGCGGCCGGGCCGCGGCCCGAGCACGCCGCGGCGCTCGGGCGGCTGCGGCTGGCGGCGGGCGAGCCGGCGTCGGCGAGCGCGGCGGTCGAGCCGTGGCTGGAGCAGACGGTCCCGCGCGCGGTCGCGGTCGAGCTGTGGACGACGGAGGCGGTCGCGCGCGACGCGCTCGACGACGACGCGGGCGCGTGCTGCGCGCTCGAGCGCGCGCTGGCGCTGGCCGAGCCGGACGGCTTCCGCCACGAGCTGCTGGCGCTCGGTCCGTCGCTGCGCGACCTGCTCGCGCGGACGATCCGCGCCGGCACCGCGCACCGCTCGTTCGCGGGCGAGCTGCTCGACGCGCTCGAGCACGACGGCGCCCGCCCGCTGGCGCTGCCCGAGCCGCTCAGCGGGCGCGAGGAGGCGGTCCTGCGCTGCCTGCCGACGATGATGTCCAACCGCGAGATCGCGACCGAGCTGTACGTCTCGGTCAACACGGTCAAGACGCACCTCAAGCACATCTACCGCAAGCTCGACGCCGCCGACCGCCGCGAGGCGGTGCGCCGCGCGCGGGAGCTGCAGCTGCTCGCCCCGTCGCGCGACCAGACGTACGCCCAGGTCGGCTGAGCGCCATGCAGGACGATCCGCTCCCCTCCTGGCAGGACACCGCGACGCGTGCAGCGATCGTCGCGTTCGTCGAGGCGGCGGCGGGCGACGGCGCCGGCCATGTCGCGCCGCAGGAGCGGGTCGCGGTGTTCGACAACGACGGGACGCTGTGGTGCGAGAAGCCGATCCCGATCCAGCTCGACTTCGTGCTGCGGCGCTTCGCGGCGATGGCGCAGGACAACCCGGCGCTGCGCGGGCGGCAGCCGTGGAAGGCGGCGCGCGAGCACGACGGCGCGTGGCTCTCCGGCGCGCTCGTGAAGCACTACGACGGCGACGACGCCGACCTCAGACTGCTGCTCGGCGGGGTCCTGGAGGCGTTCGGCGAGATGACGGTCGACGCGTACGCCGAGGAGGTCGCCGCGTTCCTCGCGACGGCGTCGCACCCGTCGCTGAAGCGGCCCTACCGCGCATGCGCGTTCCGGCCGATGGTCGAGCTGCTGCGGTACCTGGAGGGGCACGGCTTCGCGACCTACATCGCCTCGGGCGGCGACCGCGACTTCATGCGCCCTGCCGCGGAGGCGCTGTACGCGATCCCGCGCGAACGCGTGATCGGCAGCAGCTTCGCGCTGCGCTACGACGCGCCCACCGGCAGCGGCGGTGCGGGCGGCGCGGTCGTCTACAAGCGCGGGCTCGACTTCCTCGACGACGGGCCGGAGAAGCCGGTGCGGATCTGGAGCCGCGTCGGCCGTCGGCCGCTCGTCGCGGTCGGCAACTCCAACGGCGACGTGCCGATGCTGGAGTTCGCCGGCGGCGCCGAGCTGCCCGCGCTGCGGCTGGTGCTGCGCCACGACGACGCAGAGCGCGAGTTCGCCTACGACGACGGCGCCGAGCAGGTGCTCGCGCGCGTCGCGCGCGGCGCGCAGGACGGTTGGCACGCGATCTCGATGCGCGACGACTGGGCGGACGTGTTCGGGGACGCGCCCGGCCCGTCGTGAGCGCCCGGCTCGCGCCCGCCTGGCTGCGCGGGTACCGGCGCGCCTGGCTGCGGCCGGACGTCGTCGCGGGCGCGATCGTCTGGTCGGTCGTCGTGCCGCAGGCGGTCGCGTACGCGCAGATCGCCGGGCTGCCGCCGCAGGCGGGCCTGATGGCGGCGCCGGGCGCGCTGCTCGCGTACGCGCTGCTCGGCACCTCCCGTTCGCTCGTCGTCAGCGCGACGACGGCGACGGCGGCCGTCTCGGCGGCGGCGGTTGGGCCGCTCGCACACGGCGACACGAGCCGCTTCGCGGCGCTGTCGGCGGCGCTCGCGCTCGTCTGCGCAGCCGTCTTCGCGGTCTCCGGTGCGCTGCGCCTCGGAGCGGTCGCCGACCTCGTCTCCAAGCCGGTGATGACCGGCTTCCTGTTCGGGCTCGGCCTGACGATCGCGATCGGGCAGCTGCCGAGCCTGCTCGGCATCCCGGCCGGCGACGGCGACTTCTTCGAACGGCTGGGCGACCTGCTCGGCGACCTCGGCGCGGTCGACGGCGGGACGCTCGCGGTCGGCGCCGCGTCGGTCGCGCTGCTGCTCGTCGTGCAGCGCGTCGCGCCCGCGGTCCCCGTCACGCTGCTGCTGCTCGCGCTCGCGATCGGGATCTCGGCGCTGTTCGACCTCCGCGGCTACGGCGTCGACGTCGTCGGCGAGATCCCGCGCGCGCTGCCCGACCCGGCGCTCCCCGACGTCGGCGCCGGCGACCTCGTCGACCTCGTCGGCGCCGCGTTCGGCGTGATGCTCGTCAGCGCCGAGGGGATCGGCGTCGCGCGGACGCTCGCGAACCGCGACGGCTCGCGCTTCGACGCGAACCGCGACCTCGTCGCGCTCGGCGGCTCGAACCTGCTCGCCGGCCTCTCGCAGGGCTTCGTCCAGTCCGGCGGCGCGAGCCAGACGGCCGCCGCGCAGCGGTCGGGCGGCAGATCGCAGCTGACGTCGATCGTCGCCGCGGCGCTCGTGCTGCTGACCGGCGCGTTCCTCGCGCCGCTGTTCGAGCAGCTGCCGCAGGCGACGCTCGCCGCGATCGTGATCGTCGCGGTCAGCGGCTTCCTGAACGTCGCCGAGCTGCGCCGCTTCGCCCGCATCCGCCGCTCGGCGGTCGCGTTCGCGGGCGTCGCGCTGCTCGGCGTGCTCGCGCTCGGGGTGCTGCAGGGCCTCGTCGTCGCCGCGGGCCTGTCGCTCGTCGTCGTCGTGCAGCGGCTCAGCCGGCCGGCGGTCGGCTTCTACGTGCGCGACCCCGAGCACGGCGGATGGGGCCGGGCGGACCGTCACCCGACGTGGCGCAGACCGGTTGGCGCGCTCGTCGTCGGCAGCGACGGAGCGCTGCTCTACGCCAACGTCGTCTCCGTCAAGGAGCGGATCCTCGCGCTCGTCGCGGCGGCGGACCCGCAGCCGCGCGTCGTCGTGCTGGAGCTGGCGCAGACGCCCGACGCCGACGTCGAGACGCTCGACACGCTCGGCGAGCTGGCCGACGCGCTCGCCGCGGAGGGGATCGAGCTGCGGCTGGCGGCGGTGCACGCGCAGGTCGCCGAGCTGCTGCGGCGGACGCCGCTCGGCGCACGCGTCTCGATCGACGAGCGGATCGCGGAGGCGCTCGCCTCACCCCCGAGGGGTGACGAGCGGTCACCCGCGTCGAGCGGAGGATCGGACGACGACCCGCGACCCGAAGGAGCACGCTGACCGATGGCGACCCTGACCGTCTGGAGATTTCAAGACCCGTTCGGCGCCGAGAGCGCCGTCGAGAAGATCGAGCAGCTGCAGAAGCAGGAGCTGATCCAGCTCCACGACGCCGCGATCGTGTCGTGGCAGGAAGGCAAGAAGAAGCCCAAGACGCGCCACCTCGACAACCTCGCCGGCGCCGGCGCGCTCGGCGGCGCGTTCTGGGGCCTGCTGTTCGGGCTGATCTTCTTCATCCCGTTGCTTGGCATGGCCGTCGGCGCTGCCGCCGGGGCGCTCGGCGGCTCGATGACGAACGTCGGCATCGACAAGGACTTCATCGAGAGCGCCCGCGACAGAATCAGACCGGGCAGCTCGGCGCTCTTCCTGCTGACCTCCGGTGCCGTCGTCGACCGCGTCGTGGACGCGTTCCAGAGCACGCACGCGGAGCTGATCCAGACCAACCTGTCCGACGAGCAGGAGCAGCAGCTGCGCCAGGCGTTCGCCGAGGAGGCGTAGGCGCGCGCGGCGACCTGGGGCGACACGGCCAGCTAACCTCGCTGGCCGTGTCGATCGCCGACGATCCGATCCCCGTCCGCCCGGCTCCGCTGCTGGCGGCGATGCCGAACCTGCGTGACGCGGGCGGGCTGCCGGCGGCCGGCGGCGCACACGTGCGGACGGGCGTGCTCTACCGCTCCGGCCAGCTCGGCCAGCTGAGCGGCGACACGCTGACGGCGTTCGGAGGACTCGGCGTCGGCACCGTCGTCGACCTGCGCACCGACGCGGAGCGCGCGTTCCTGCCCGATCGCCTGCCGGACGGCGTCGAGCTGATCGTCGCCGACGTGCTCGGCGACAGAGCGGCGGCGGCCCCAGCTCAGCTCAACGAGCTGGTGAAGGACCCACAGCGGGTCGCGGAGGCGGTTCGCGGCGGTCACGTGGAGGAGCTGTTCGCGCGCACCTACCGCGACTTCGTCACGCTGCCGAGCGCCCACGCGGGCTTTCGCACGCTCTACACCGCGATCGCGGACCGTGCCGACACCCACCCGCTGCTGTTCCACTGCACGGCGGGCAAGGACCGCACCGGCTGGGCGGCGGCTGCGCTCCTACTGCTGCTCGGCGTGCCGGACGGCGCCGTGCTGGAGGACTTCATGCTGAGCGACAGGCTCGCGTTCGCCGGCTTCGCGCCGCTGGTCGACGCGTTCGTGCGCAACGGCGGCGACGCGGACGTGCTGCACCCGATCCTCGGCGTCGAGCCCGGCTACCTCGCCGCGGGCCTGCAGCAGCTCGAGGCCTCCTACGGGTCGGTCGAGGCGTGGTTCGCCGATGCGCTCGGCCTCGACGCCGTCGTTCAGGAGCAGCTGCGCGCGCGCCTGCTCGTCGCCGCGTGACGACGCCGGGCGTCGGCCCGCCCCGGTAGGTTTGGGGGCGATGGCGAAGACTGCGGCAGCGAAGGAGTGGGCGTACGTCGCTCATCCTGCTGCCGGCTTGCGCTACAGCGGCAAGCGCGAGCCGCACAGCCCGCTGCCGAGCAAGCTCGGGATGCGCTGGCTGCGTCTCAGCCGGGAAGAGCAGGCACGCCGCCGCCGCGCGTTCTTCTCGACGCTGCTGGAGCCGTGGACGGCGCCCGGTCGCGCGCGCTTCGCGGCGAGCGGCCTCAGCCCCGAGGCGCGCGCCGCGCTCGACGAGCTGCCGGAGGCGCAGCTGGAGGGGGACGGCCTCGCCGAAGGCGAGCTGACGCCGGAGGCGGCCGAGCTGCTGCTGCGCGCCGCGCCCGCGAAGGTCGTCGTGACGACGGGCGAGCGGACGCTGCTCGACGCGCGCGGCGGCTGGCGCCGCGTGCTGGTGCTGCTGGAGGACGAGGAGGCGCGCGAGGTCGAGGAGCGCACGCGTGCGCTCGACCGCGAGCTGAGCGCCCGCGCCGCCCGCGGCCCCGACCGGCGCCGCCGCGCGATCGCGCTGCTGGCGATGCACTACGTGCTGCTCGTCGCCGCGCTCGGCGTCGCCGTCGGCGCGCTGACGCTGCTCGACTCCGTCCTGAAGCCGTACGTGACGATCCCGGCCGCGATAGCGGCGGGCTTCGTCTTCTTCTCGTCGCTGGAGCCGGTGATGGAGCGCGCGCTGCGCTGGTACGGCGAGGGCTGAGCGCGCCGGGCGCGGCTCAGAGCCCGCTGATCCCGTCGCCGATCAGCTTCGCGCCGATGATCAGCGCGATCACGGTCATGATCACCCCGTTGTTGCGCGACATCCAGGTCTTCAGCTCGTCGAGGATCGCGGTTGCGCGCTCGCCGAGCCCGAAGTAGATCGCGACCGGCAGGCCGGGCCCGAGCGTCGCGACGAGCGTGAAGACGGCGAGCGCGACTGCCTGGTCGCCGGTGCCGGCGCCGGTCTGCGCGATCGCCGCCGCGGCACCGACGACGAGCACGAGGTTCTTCGGGTTTATCGCCGACAGCGCGACGGCCATCGCGATCGCCCGCGGCGGCGTGAAGCCGTCGATCGTTCTCATCCAGCCGGGCAGTCTCGCCTGCTCGGTGCCGCGCGGCCGGCCCTTCCACTGCTTCCAGGCGAGGCCGAGCAGCAGCACCCCGAGCACGAGCTTGAGGATGCTGACCCACGTCGCGGGCTCCCCGCCCTCGCTGGCGTCGGCGCCGCCGGCGACGAGCAGCACGATCGTGCCGACGACGGCGATCCCGAGGACCCAGCCGAGGATGAAGGCCGGCCCGTTGACGCGCCCGCGGGGCGTCGCCAGCATCAGCACGACGGCGATGATCGGGATCGGGCTGAGCGCGACGCCGACGCCGAAGGAGAGGACCTGACCGATCGCGTCGCCCATGACGGGGCGATCCTCCCTGCGGCGGGGGTGAAGGAGGGTCACCCCAGCTGGGTGATCGCCCGCGGCTTTGAGCGGGCCAGCCGCGTGGGCCGTCAGCCCGATGCGGGCGTCGAGCCGCTGACGAGCAGCGTCGAGGCGAACAGCGCGGCGCCGATCAGCACGAACGTGATCGCCTTCAGCCGCTTCGGCGTCAGCCAGCCGAACGCGCGCGTCGCGAGCCAGGCGCGGATGCCGGCGGCGCCCGCGGTGGCGGTCATCGCGCCGGCCATGCACTGCATGCACATGGAGCCGATCCTACCGCTCGATCGTGCAGCCTCTGGCGCCGCCGGTGAAGCCCCTGACCATCGCGTCGGCGTTGTGCGCCTCCATCCCGACGTAGGTCCCGGCGGCGGAGTCGGCGGGACCGAGCGAGTCGCCGTAGAGCTGGTACTCGGCGGTCGCGCCGGTCTCCTGCGCGACGGCGTCGGGCAGCTTGCGGCTGGAGCCCGACTCGGGGAAGACCGCTCTCGCGCCTTCGCGTCTGATCACCTTCGCGAGGTCGGCGAGGTCGCCGGCGGACGGCTGCGCCTGGGTCGAGAGCGACGGGATCACCGCGCCGACGATCTCGACGTCGTAGCGGTCGGCGAAGTAGCCGAGCGCGTCGTGGTCGGTGACGAGCTTGCGCTGCGCGACGGGCACGCCGTCGAGGCAGCGTCTGATCGAGGCGTCGAGCGCTCTCACCTGCGCGACGAGTCTCGCCGCGTTGGCGGCGTAGGTCGCTCTGCCGCCGGGGTTCGCCTTCGTCAGCTCGTCGCGCACGACGGCGGCGGCGGTCTCGACGTTGGTCGGGTCGTGCCACCAGTGCGGGTCGGTCGCGCCGGGGTCGTCCTCCGCGTGGCCCTCTTCCGCGTGGCTTTCGTCCGCGGCGCCCTCCTCGGCGTGGTCGTGCGCGTCGTCGCCGCCGTCGCGCTGCACGGGCAGTCTCGCGGCGACGTCGACGAGCGCGGCGTCGCCGCCGGACTGCTTGACGACGTCGTCGATCCAACCGTCGAGCCCGTCGCCGCTGGCGAATACGACCTTCGCCTTGGCGGTCGCGAGCACGTCGTCGGGCCGCGGCTCGTAGTCGTGCGGGTCGCTGTTGGGCTGCAGCAGCTGGGTGACGTCGACCGCGTCGCCGCCGACCTCGCGCACGACGTCGCCGAGCACGGTCGTCGTCGCGACGACCTTCACCGCGCCGTCGCCGGAGCCGGCGCCTGCGTCGTCGCCGGAGTCACCGCAGCCCGCGAGCGCGGCGACGAGGACGACCGAGAGGGCGGCGGCGAGCAGGGCACGAGCACGGCGGCGGGGGAAGGGCATGTGCAGCAGGGTACAGAGAATGGGAACTGTTCTCAAATAAGACTGAATCTCATTTATTGCTAGGCTGGGCGCCATGACCGACCAGATCGACGGCCCCGCCCCGCAGGCCGCTTCCGCCCAGCCGGCCGCCGGTGACAGCCGTCTGCCCGTCACCGTCCTGTCCGGCTTCCTCGGCGCCGGCAAGACGACGGTGCTGAACCACCTGCTCTCCAACCGCGCGGGCCTGCGCGTCGCCGTGATCGTCAACGACATGAGCGAGATCAACGTCGACGCCCAGCTCGTGCGCGGCGGCGCGAGCGCGCTGACGCGTGTCGAGGAGCGGCTCGTCGAGCTGACGAACGGCTGCATCTGCTGCACGCTGCGGGAGGACCTGCTGGTCGAGGTCGGCCGCCTCGCGCGCGAAGGGGCGTTCGACTACCTGCTGATCGAGTCGACCGGGATCTCCGAGCCGCTGAACGTCGCCGAGACGTTCACCTTCGCCGACGAGCACGGCCGCAGCCTCGGCGACATGGCGCGGCTGGACACGATGGCGACGGTCGTCGACGCGCACGCCTTCGCGCGCGACCTCGGCTCCGTCGAAGGGCTCGGCGACCGCGGCGAGTCGCTCGGGGAGGACGACGAGCGCACCGTCGTCGACCTGCTGCTCGACCAGGTCGAGTTCGCCGACGTGCTGGTCCTCAACAAGACCGACCTCGTCGCCGGCGAGGAGCTGGCGCGATTGGAGGCGCTGCTGCGGCGGCTCAACCCAGCCGCCCGCCAGCTCCGCGCCGAGCGCGGCCGCGTCGCGCCGGGCGAGCTGCTCGGCACGGGCCGCTTCGACTTCGAGCGGGCGGCACAGGCGCCGGGCTGGCTCGCCGTGCTGCGGGGGGAAGAGCAGTCCGAGGCCGACGAGTACGGCTTCTCCTCGTTCGCCTACCGGCGCGACCGGCCGTTCCACCCCGAGCGGCTGTGGGCGCTCGTGAACGGCGCGTTCCCCGAGGTGGTGCGCTCGAAGGGCTTCTTCTGGCTCGCCTCGCGCCCAGCGGTCGCGGCCGAGTGGTCGACCGCGGGCGGGATCGTGCACGTCGGCCCGGCCGGCGCCTGGTGGGCGGTGGTCCCGCCCGCGGCGTGGCCGGAGGAGCCGGGCGAGCGCGCGCAGGTCGAGGCGCTGGTCGCCGCGGGCCGCTGGGGCGACCGGCGTCAGGAGCTGGTCTTCATCGGTGCCGGGCTCGACCGCGAGCGCCTGACCGAGCGTCTGGACGCCTGCCTGCTGACCGATCCGGAGCTTTCGATGGGCTTTGACGGCTGGCGGCGCCTGCCGGACCCGTGGCCGGAGTGGTATCGCGAGGATCAGGCGGCATGATGCCGGGATCGCCTGCTGCCCGGGCGATCCTGCTGTATAGCCGAACTGTCGACCTGAGGGTTAGACTCGTCGCCGGTTTGACATAACCGTCGCGATTGGGCTGCGCATGCGACCGGCGCGCTGCGGGTATCTGTCGGCGCATGCTCATCGCAGCCATCATCGCCATCTGCATCGTCCTGCTCGTCCTCGCGTTCCTGCTGCCGCGCCTCTCGCGGCACCCGCAGCGCGGCGTCGACACGGTCCTCGGCGCCGGTCAGAAGGGCGCGGGAGCGGCGCCCGGCAAG encodes:
- a CDS encoding LuxR C-terminal-related transcriptional regulator, which produces MGQTTRSVRPNDTIATKLAPPCPPVAPVRRERLFRALAHGSANGVTLVSAPAGAGKTALVASWLASGAVAWPVAWLALDGHDDERRRFWTGVLAALARADPSDAGLAQLAVPPRGRIDRVFTELVERLAARTRPLVLVLDDVHELTDGAIHDDLAALLRHAPAALRLVLIARADPPLGLERLRVSGRLSEIRAADLAFDAAEARELLAAWGAPLDAVDARELWRRSGGWAAGLVLPALALRDHADPSAFVAGFGGDDRAVADFVLTEMLAGHPGDVRRFLLRTAVAEELTVELAVELGGRPDAAELLERLVHGNALVERLDGGRDGYRYGPLFAGLLRSELARTAPEELAELHLLLARWHERDGVPGAAVRHALAASAWELAAEAVADGWLRLLLDGELELLREVAERMPPALHRRWPEVALACAAAATAAGDAAGAATLLARAEDAAEDASGEAAGALPPARALGFARGQAVVELLLGRVCGDVERTTRAAAVLTAGRRAVPSGDGDAALADELRVAALAHLGATEAWCGELEAAAQRLDAALAGARERELDAIVLLARAHLALGEALRGRLVRAADGAAAALELAERHGWDATPAAATAQAVLASALLHWDRTEEADRVLARAERTVRSSGEPPLRALVALVRIGLLAADGAWDAAIARLRAAEAELRSWPLHAPLRARFAAHEALLRAARGERAEAGALLESARAAGPRPEHAAALGRLRLAAGEPASASAAVEPWLEQTVPRAVAVELWTTEAVARDALDDDAGACCALERALALAEPDGFRHELLALGPSLRDLLARTIRAGTAHRSFAGELLDALEHDGARPLALPEPLSGREEAVLRCLPTMMSNREIATELYVSVNTVKTHLKHIYRKLDAADRREAVRRARELQLLAPSRDQTYAQVG
- a CDS encoding HAD family hydrolase codes for the protein MQDDPLPSWQDTATRAAIVAFVEAAAGDGAGHVAPQERVAVFDNDGTLWCEKPIPIQLDFVLRRFAAMAQDNPALRGRQPWKAAREHDGAWLSGALVKHYDGDDADLRLLLGGVLEAFGEMTVDAYAEEVAAFLATASHPSLKRPYRACAFRPMVELLRYLEGHGFATYIASGGDRDFMRPAAEALYAIPRERVIGSSFALRYDAPTGSGGAGGAVVYKRGLDFLDDGPEKPVRIWSRVGRRPLVAVGNSNGDVPMLEFAGGAELPALRLVLRHDDAEREFAYDDGAEQVLARVARGAQDGWHAISMRDDWADVFGDAPGPS
- a CDS encoding LuxR C-terminal-related transcriptional regulator, whose product is MTREHPPPLPRTLVHRPRLLERVDAGVRGPLTLVSGPAGAGKTTLLADWAHARATADDHRTVLWRTVETTAQAGDLLAQLTRAAPLPGASPLVAIVDGLGAHAAERAHDPALAERVAALLRERTDALHVVLATRGEPPLPLGRVRLDATVVELGPAELAFTWEEARSLLAARLPAAQAHARWEQVEGWAAGLTREPSELPAYVERELLGGLGDELRDFLLRVSVADELTPELAAVLTGAADAGGTLDRLARAHALVVPLDRHGGGYRLARPLREALRAALPAALPGEASELHRRAAEWHGRAGDALAAARHALAAGAPELAADTLAGAWLDLLARGRDVEMAELLAAMPAATLAGDPELRVCAGALATARDAVAQALDRRFDGEAAAGATRDSMGATLAAARLRLARLEGDVPAAADAAAALSDAGPDGGEAWAETGAEVPGGLAAQRRRRTLALQQLGVAELVAGSAAGAAAHLEQALGTARAEGFDHLAAACLGPLCGLDAQRGRLRSAAAWGAAAIELAERIDDRRPAVLVPAHVGLAVVAWLRDERFAAEAELARAEACLAEAGPAADPLAALTVRLPAAWLAAADARAAGPAGGAGTAGAAGRAGTAGAAGRAGTAGAAGAETELARLEEAAARALLAAPRLPDWLLLALDEARVKLLLALGRTGAAANAASAPRGPSRPERLLLGAHVALAREDPAEARWLADRFLARATTDTRPAHVLEGMLLQASTTYELGTVWDALSWLERAIAAAAEERCRRPFAEAGAPIGALLRVLARRGPWPPVGFVAELLDERPAGTAAEAPGDSALSQRERAILRYLPSGLSKREIAGELGVSANTVKTHVSSIYRKLDVRSRAQAVARARELGLLAR